Genomic window (Pseudopipra pipra isolate bDixPip1 chromosome 7, bDixPip1.hap1, whole genome shotgun sequence):
tgACAGTTTTTATTAATGTACTGCTTTTCTGAATGCTTTATTACCACATTAGAAGCCTACATTTGCAATTGAAAACAGCTGCTATTTGGCTCACTCACTTTCTAGTTCTTGAACCAAAGTAAGCAGTATGTCCTACCAGAATCTCAAGCTTTGGAAAAACATATCGGTTTTCATGAACTCTGAGACCAAGAGTTCTCTGCTGATTCAAGTTTCAGTGAGATTTTTCCCTGAGAAAATACAACAGAACTGCTTGACAATGCCCAGAAACAGCTGCCTCTTACATAGTTGGTCTTTTTTGACcacagtttattttttcttgggagaaaaaaaacatgtgACCATTATATATAAAACAAACATATGTATTCACCTAGAAGCATTATCTAACTATATTACTCACAAACACTACTGTTGTGCAAAGCATATCACATTTATCCCCTCAAGGATGTGGTTCTGGCACAGTTTGCATCACCAGGAAAGCACATCTGTATGTGGTAATGAGATTTATTGTGCAGGGAAAATCCAGGAGTGCCTAAAACCAATTTAGTATACAAACCTTAACTACTTGGGTTATCATGGAATTGACACAGGTGTAAGGACAGTTTTTCTTTCTACCACCCACCCAGCTGTGTTGTTTGCTACTGCACTAAATACTCAGGTTGCTCATGAAGCAtctcagcagagctctggggaaATGGCAGTAATCTGAAAGGCATGAATCTCTTTCTGGATAATAGAAAATCAGCTAGGAACAAGAAAGCAAGCCTGCTAATGCCAAAAGATAAACTGCAAGCATGTTCCTTGTCTGAAGACAGGTACAGCTTGCTTTTCTTTAAGTTATGATTTCCAGTGTTCAGTAATCTCAGAGGTACTGAGttgttttatattgcttttgcaCTGATAGTATACCATTTCTGCCTTGAAATGAGATTTGTAAAATGCAAAAAGGCAGCACTGGAGAAATGATATCAAAACATGCTACTATGTTTTTCTTATGTCCAAAAACTGAGTAACATTTACATTACAGGCAAGGAAGCCAAAAGAGGCAACAAAGTAGAAATGAGAGATGGAAACAGCAAATATGTAGAAAATTTAGAAACACAGAAGTTTATCCTAATGTTTACCCATATTCTAATGCTTCAAGAAGACTGAACACTTTGACACGAGTTGAACAGTCTTTGCCAGCCAGACTGTTTGGTCTTGTGTTGGCCCTGTGACAAAGCCAGTCTGTACAGGAACACTGGCATTGTTTTCTGATCAAAGTGAGCCCTAATGGTATTAAACCTGAATTGTGGTCTGACATGCTTTCACTTCTCCACTTTGCCACCAGCTTTTTCTTGAGCCATTGCAGTATGATATTCTGCTAGCTTAAAGCATGGTCAGACTTTTATTTCAGATAATAAGAATTGATTTTCATATGTATCCTGCTATGTTTGGTAAGGAGACAGGAGGTTGTGCATGTACAGAAAAGGTTGCTTTTAGGGTATGGTGATATTCAGTTTCTGTTGGCTCCAATGATATTGCAAGAGAAATATGAAGCAGGAGATCTTTAACTTTTGAATTAAATTCTCATGCAGCATAATAGTTAAATATGTCTTTAAAACTAAACGTGTTTATGTTCCTTTTATAAAAGACAGACATGAAGCAACTCTGACTATAGCATAATATGAGTGGGTTACCCCAGTAACACATGCAGCATCCTGCACAAGATGAGATGCTGCTCATTTTTGTTGTTCCATCACCTTATACTTGTCTTTGCTTTCACAGATAGTAAAATGGTCTTATAATatcaaaaaaaagtaaaactgatTAGATATTATGAAATCAAACATCAGATGCTCAGAAAACATAGCTCCATTGATAGCAACTGAAGCACAATAGATTTAAGCAACTTCATAATTCGAATCTCAGTTTGCTAGTGCTAGCTTCTCTGCTCAGATGTGGCACAACCCATCAAAGAGCTCTTTACAGAGCACTTACCGAAAGAGTTAAGAGTTTATTTACtgctgtcacagaatcacaggatatgctgagttggaagggacccacaaggaccatcgagtccaactcttagcgctgcacaggaccatccctaaAGAATCTGTTGCTTCACAAACTCACATTGTCTACTGCAATCACTGTTACTGCTGCAATtcaaatttctcttttgttgACTTTGATTGCAATTATATTTCACACCAATCAGAGCGAACATCAGAAAATGCAACATTAAATGATGCTACAGGCTGGATATTAACTCCTGTAGTCACATATATCACCTGCCTTTAAATCATTTGGTGTAGTCTAACACTGTATCCTTGGAAGCAAGGAAGTCAAGCAGACTCTTCTTATAATTTTTGAGTACATGTCATTAGTTTAAAATGATGTAGCCTTAGTAGATATTCCATCTTCACTTTATAGCACAATTGACCTGACCTAAGTCGGTGAAGACATATTCCTGTCAAAGCTGTAGCAGATATCAGGGATGGATGGGAAGACTTAGTAGAAAACAACTTTTAGATCTTTGTACAGAACACAAACTGAATTTATTATGAAATTCTGAAATGTCCAAACACATTTTACTGCCTTCTGGTTTCCAGATGGGTCCACATCTAGATCAGAATACCAccaaaaatgctgctttttttcctgctgcaatCAGAAGCAGCTGTAACAAAAAGCTATAGAAAAGTCTGATTCTTAGAAAATGCCTGtctctgtttttcaaaaaaagaaaagtttagaTAATTAGAGTAAACTCTTCTGGGGTATCCAAACATTTAGAATTGCATTAGGACACACATTTCAAACTCTTGGAAGCATATCCTTCACTAGCTGTTTGCTCCTAATGAAGGAAGTAGAGTACTCCAGTGCATAAAATCCAAGAGTCAGGATTCTAGTTTAGCCCAGCTCTAATTAAAAAAGGTGAGTTTGACAGTATCACTGGAATTCTCTGCTGCTCAGTTTTGCCACTGATCTAGGGAATGCTTCTAAAGCAATTTTTTGGAGTGTCAAGTTAGCAGCCTTactattattattcttttattaCCTGCAAACATGTGCAGTGATTAATTTACTATTTTTGGAGACAAATTGCATTTAGCATCTCACTGAATTCTATTCAAAATCCAATAACTGATCAGCATTTTGGGGTTAAATCAGCAAGGTGTCAAGAACGCCTAGGACTAGCTGACTTGGAAATTTGAACGTATACAATAATTTCAGAAGCTGTAGAGCACCTTGCAAGATCGAGACCATAAGGATTTTTTTAGCATTTGCACCTCCATTGTAAATCTACTGTCtgcctttccaacctggctttaCAGTCCTTGTATTCAGCAGGTTTACACAACCACCTCCACACAACCTATTCAAAACACTCGCCCATATCAAGCTCACCACATGGAAATACTCATGCATGAACCGTGCAGTGAAGGACAGGAAAATGGAGCTGCtgttaaagttttatttttatctgactttatataaaatgttaaaaataggACAAGATTATCATTTAACCAAAGAATAACATCATTAAGATTAGTTCCCAGTATCCTGAAAGAGTGGATAATAtctaaattaataaatataaataagtgAAGATGAATACTAAGTTGGGCTTGTATGGAAGTTGACTGAGACTTACAGCAATCCTGACTCATAATAAAAATGATTTATTTAAAGATTTATTATGAATATTGCAGACATGCACCACTTTGTTTAAAGTAAAATTTCCTGTAAATTAAAGAGTTCTTATtatctgtttggttttgatttggtATTGTACCAAGTATCTGTTTATAAAAGGAAATGTGATGGTACAAAGTGTACAAGGTGAATTGCAAAAGAGATTAACAGTCAAGgtgaatttgttttaaattaagtcCTAGCAACATAGACACTGTAGATCCCATTAGGGTAAGGAAAGTCAGTGTAAGGCAGATTTTTCATGCACCATTACTGAGAGCTGAACTGCCTGAAATTCAGGCCAGAAAGCTACTCTCCAAACTGAGATTGGGGTTACATGGGTCACTCTCAGTGTCAGAAGATAACCTTAACAATATGACATGCTTGAACTTCCCTCATCTGTGTGCTGAACTGCAACGACCTCAACTCCAAGAGTCAGGCTCTCAGAATACTTCTATCTGTATGTTTCTGAGGAATTTCAGCTACTGGTGATGTTGATCAGACCTGAGGACCTGCAGCACAGTGAAACAAGTGGAGATCCTGAAAGACCTAAGACGGTTTTGTTTCACTGAGGTGCCAGGGCACACAGTAATGGTCTTAGAGACACATCAGTGAGAAAAAGCCTGAACcagttttaaaaagagaatCAGGTGATTGAGAGataagacaggaaaaaatgttgCAGAGCACTACAAAGGAAAAATTTGATATAAAGTAGGCACTGTGTTTCAAAGGGATTATACGGTAaggatttttccatttttgcagAGCTTTTTTGCTTATAATACTGCCTAAATAGCTTATTAAAGAATTTTTCTGAAGTCACATTTATGTGACAAAGTACGTTGCAATCTCAAGTCATCCCATCAAAAGTTTTCTGGGGGGAGTCTTGGATGAATATAATGTATTTGCAGTTGAACAGGAATAATGAAAACACACATTATATGTTTCATCAGAAATCTAGAAAAGAATCTGTTTCATAAAAGCAATTCTCTTGGCTGAATTAGCCCTGGAACTACCCTGGCATCTCTAGAGATTGGACTTTGTAGCTCTCCAAATCCTCCGcccaaggaaagaaaatgtttttggaTGGAAGTGCTGGATCTGGGTCATAGTAATTCTCTTTGTACATATAACAAAACATTTACATCAAGTATAAAATTGTGAAAATACTGACATTATCTGAAGGCCAGGAATTACACATGGGGTTTACTCCAAGCAGTCCTAAGATCTTTATCTGATATTTAATGCTGCGACATTaatgacatatttttaaaatcatgtaGTTAATAAAACCAGTTTGCAGACAATCCTGTGCATACAAGTTCAGTGATCTAGAAGGTATGTTGGCACCTACCTGGAGGCACATGTTCGTTCATGATGACGAGTGATGCTGGTGTAGGCCTTCTTTTCCTGATCTGTAACAGGTGTAAACCAAGGAGAGTCATTAGGGTCCATCGACTGCCCCGcacacaaagcaaagcaaaaaatccATCTAGTGTTCTCCTGAGCATAGACCAGGCAAAGTTACAAAAGAAACTATTTAAAGAACAGCAGCACTTCACTGTCTTTCTGACAGTTTGTGTGGTCTGACAGGGATCCGGGTCATGCTCTTGCTTGTACGGGCAGAGCAAAGGCATGGGGAGAGCTTTCCAAAATACCTTTAGGATTTGTAATCATCTTAAGTTTTTGGACATGTATTGCTGACAAATATCAGTCATATCTTAAAATATTGACATTTAGCTTTGTGTCAGGAAGATGATTGCAGTAGTTTGTGAGCTTGTATGTGCAAATCCCTAGTGCTGTCATAGTTCTCACAAGTAATAATTAGTAATATTTTGCAAGTGCACTTCTGAGTTGATATTACAGGTATGCCTTGCAATGAATTTATATTTCTAAACTGTGACCAGAGGTGTTACTACTGTTCTTTAACTAAAAAAACTCCAGTATTTAAGACTTTCAAAAGAGTATTTCCGAAAAGCACTATACAGCAGATCTTTACATACCGATATATAATCCTGAATCGTATGAAATTTTTCGTATTCAGAGTTTATCTGGGTAACTACTTTTGTTCCATTAACAGTGGCTGAACTGCATGGTATTGGACTACCCTCCTATAATGCACACATTTGCACTGAAAGCTTTTTGTTGTTTCACTAAAGCCTCCAGGCTTGATATTCTATTGAATTTAAGAGAGGGACCAAGAGTATTTAAGCTAGAAACCATTCTGACACGAAACCTCAATGTCAAtgcatttgttcttttttatttgccGATCCAACATCTGTATTTAGTTGGATTcaaattttgctttcagaggTGTAAGTGGAAAATTACATCAATCAGGGTTAATGGGTTTATTCCAGATTAACATAACTGTAGCTGACAGCAGAATTTACCATTTTAATTTCATCATACGGCCACAGTGAAACTGTATCACACTTGGAACTAAActcacaacacacacacaaaaaaaaggactgCTCATAAATACCAGGCAGAATTTGGGCCACCGCATTTCAAAAGCCATGGGAATTCCAGGAAATCCTAATCCTATGGTTCTCATAGATTtcagaaaaataccaaaacacaTTCTGCTTGAATTCATTGCAGAACTGTTCAATAAAGCATGGACATTTTGCATCTCAGAAGTACCTATGGGCAAAATGAAGACCTGCAGCAATTCTTTTCTGCACCCTTCTAATATTTCTGCATTCAGTGGTCACTCAAAACTCATTGTTTTCTGGCAAAGGTGTCTTCCTTTTAAGAGACGTGACATCAGAATATTCAGGAAACCAGATACCTGTCCTAAAGGTATAAAGAATTTCATAGCTAATGGAATGGAACGGTCAAGGTTATAATATTCCCCTGGTATCATCTAAAACTAGACTTACCCAAATAGAAGCAAATGCTGAGAATGAGTTGCACTGAGAGAAATGTATTGGGTCACCTAATTAGGATTTATCCCGTTTTTCTCACAAGACTCCCTGTGACTCTTTTTATGCACATCTGTGCATATCCGTACACAGTAATAGGTATCATTTTCTCCTGTCTGTATTgctacacatatatatattatgtgtATGTTTTGGGAGTGAGTCAAAACCTAAAATAGCACATGCATCATTCCAGTGGACAAAAGTCAGGCATATTTCTATACGTGTATATTTTTCAAACATGTAAAACACTGTAAGAATGACATAAAGAAGACTACATAAAAATCATGAGATATATGGGAAGTAACTGAAGTGATGACTATAGTGCAAAACATAACTAGTATTTTCtcatgtaaaatatttctgttaggTACCTATTATCAGCTTCATGTTTTGCTTTATGTACAAATAATATACTTGATTTGTTGAGAATGTGTATTCCTGTGAAGTGTATGTATTAGGGTACAAGTGCAGTTACAGAAAAGCACAATAAATATATACTGAATAAACCTACCCAAGTTATAGAAGCCGTATTCTGGCTAGAGGACATATCCTTCTCCCTCTTTAGGTATACCTAGACATTGCTACAACCTCCAGAGCATTTAATCTACAGTTTCACTACTATAAGTTAGAAAACCATTTAGGCAACAAGTATTACCTGTTCTCACCCCACATCTTGCCCCCATTCCTACCCCCTTCCCTCAAAACAGTGAAAGAAACTCGTCTTCCTTACCTGCTCAGCTGCCTCGGGATCTATTTGACTCTGAAACAAGGGCACagcaaactgtatttttttggGACTGTTGGGCTCCATTGTGATGCTGCGGTGAGTCAGACGAGAGAAGAGCCTGGAGCTTGAGACTGGGTCTGCCCCTTTCCCCAGGCGccctccccacagccaggctgagTGCTCTGCAGTAACAGCTGTAACTCCCGACTTAGCTCGGGAGTCTGCGTGAGTCGAGCAACTCCCTTATTCCACATCCACAGAGATGCCACTAGCTtggctattttcttttttttttcccctctcccctctcttcaGCAGTCCTTCAGATCCTCTCAGCAGA
Coding sequences:
- the PPP1R1C gene encoding LOW QUALITY PROTEIN: protein phosphatase 1 regulatory subunit 1C (The sequence of the model RefSeq protein was modified relative to this genomic sequence to represent the inferred CDS: deleted 2 bases in 1 codon) — translated: MWNKGVARLTQTPELSRELQLLLQSTQPGCGEGAGKGADPVSSSRLFSRLTHRSITMEPNSPKKIQFAVPLFQSQIDPEAAEQIRKRRPTPASLVIMNEHVPPEKDEKRTSISQAESQSASPKQRKQSVFTPPALKGIKHLKSQSDSVFPEEEEGVGEREEEWGH